The Microbulbifer sp. YPW1 genome contains a region encoding:
- the tolA gene encoding cell envelope integrity protein TolA codes for MKGSYGPAIVISVALHAALIAVLTFGWEAEHKRELKPMPKFVQAKLVQLESKSDKPKAPPKVDLREKRRQQELERQRREAAEAKKRKAAAERKKKEDAAKKRKAEEARKKREAEEKARKEKERKEKERKEKERKEQLEQERQSAFEEALEDEEELQEASDDSAAVMSVAQAIRQRIVQVWSRPPSARNGMVVEVQINFVPTGRVVASTITKGSGNAAVDRSVLTAVKKVEVFPEVADVAREEPSLFERQIRTTKLIFRVEGLRQ; via the coding sequence ATGAAAGGCTCCTACGGCCCGGCTATCGTTATCAGTGTGGCATTACACGCGGCTTTGATCGCGGTGCTGACCTTTGGCTGGGAGGCCGAACACAAGCGTGAGCTCAAGCCCATGCCGAAGTTTGTACAGGCCAAACTGGTGCAGTTGGAGTCCAAATCCGACAAGCCCAAAGCACCGCCCAAGGTAGATCTGCGAGAGAAGCGCCGCCAGCAGGAGCTGGAGCGCCAGCGCCGCGAGGCCGCAGAGGCGAAGAAGCGCAAGGCTGCGGCCGAGCGCAAAAAGAAAGAAGACGCCGCCAAGAAGCGCAAGGCCGAAGAGGCCAGGAAGAAGCGCGAGGCGGAAGAAAAAGCCCGCAAGGAAAAAGAGCGCAAGGAGAAAGAGCGCAAGGAGAAAGAGCGCAAGGAGCAGCTTGAGCAGGAGCGCCAGAGTGCTTTCGAGGAGGCGCTGGAAGATGAAGAGGAGCTGCAGGAAGCCAGCGACGATTCCGCCGCGGTCATGTCTGTTGCTCAGGCGATTCGCCAGCGCATAGTGCAGGTCTGGAGCCGGCCGCCAAGCGCGCGCAATGGCATGGTGGTGGAGGTGCAGATCAATTTCGTGCCCACTGGCCGTGTTGTGGCCTCCACTATCACCAAGGGTAGTGGCAACGCTGCTGTGGATCGATCCGTGTTAACCGCGGTCAAGAAGGTAGAGGTATTCCCCGAAGTGGCCGATGTTGCCCGTGAGGAGCCATCCCTGTTCGAACGCCAGATTAGAACCACCAAACTGATATTCAGAGTCGAAGGCCTGCGCCAATGA
- the ruvB gene encoding Holliday junction branch migration DNA helicase RuvB — protein MIEADRLIAPEPIGPSGQEEQYDRAVRPKTLSDYVGQPVVREQMEIFIQAAKLRKEALDHTLVFGPPGLGKTTLANIIAAEMGVAIKTTSGPVLEKAGDLAAIMTNLEPGDVLFIDEIHRLSPHVEEVLYPAMEDYQLDIMIGEGPAARSIKLDLPPFTLVGATTRAGLLTSPLRDRFGIVQRLEFYNVEDLTSIVARSARLMGVEMDQGGAHEVARRARGTPRIANRLLRRVRDYAEVKGNGHVCTQTADSALNMLNVDASGFDQLDRRVLLTMIEKFDGGPVGVDSLAAAVSEERDTIEDVLEPYLIQQGYLARTPRGRVVTALAYAHFGIPKPDRT, from the coding sequence GTGATTGAAGCTGACCGCCTAATCGCCCCCGAACCCATCGGCCCCTCCGGGCAGGAAGAGCAGTACGACCGCGCCGTGCGCCCGAAAACCCTGTCCGACTATGTCGGCCAGCCGGTGGTGCGGGAGCAGATGGAAATCTTTATCCAGGCGGCGAAGCTGCGCAAAGAAGCGCTGGACCACACCCTGGTGTTCGGCCCGCCGGGCCTGGGCAAGACCACGCTGGCCAATATTATTGCCGCGGAAATGGGCGTGGCGATCAAGACCACCTCCGGCCCGGTGCTGGAAAAAGCCGGCGATCTCGCCGCCATCATGACCAATCTTGAGCCCGGGGATGTGCTATTTATCGACGAAATCCACCGCCTTAGCCCCCATGTGGAAGAGGTGCTGTACCCGGCGATGGAGGATTACCAGCTCGATATCATGATCGGTGAAGGGCCGGCAGCGCGCTCCATCAAGCTCGATCTGCCGCCGTTCACCCTGGTGGGTGCGACCACGCGCGCCGGTCTTCTCACTTCGCCCCTGCGCGATCGCTTCGGCATTGTGCAGCGTCTGGAGTTTTACAATGTCGAGGACCTGACCAGCATTGTCGCCCGCTCCGCCCGGTTGATGGGCGTGGAAATGGACCAGGGCGGGGCCCACGAGGTCGCACGCCGCGCCCGCGGTACACCGCGTATTGCCAACCGCCTGCTGCGCCGGGTGCGGGACTATGCGGAAGTGAAGGGCAATGGTCACGTCTGTACGCAGACCGCCGACAGTGCGCTCAACATGCTGAATGTGGATGCCAGCGGCTTCGACCAGCTCGATCGCCGTGTGCTGCTGACCATGATCGAGAAATTCGATGGCGGTCCGGTCGGCGTCGACAGCCTGGCCGCCGCGGTAAGTGAGGAGCGGGATACCATTGAGGACGTGCTGGAGCCCTACCTGATCCAGCAGGGCTATCTTGCACGCACTCCGCGCGGGCGGGTAGTGACCGCGCTGGCCTACGCGCATTTCGGTATTCCCAAGCCGGACCGCACCTGA
- the queE gene encoding 7-carboxy-7-deazaguanine synthase QueE — MGEIHTQPPAVDLTEESLRISELFYSLQGEARDSGLPTVFVRLTGCPLRCTYCDSEYAFYGGERMTLAEILQKVQSYPARHVCVTGGEPLAQPNCLPLLQALCDAGYRVSLETSGAMPVDAVDTRVSRVVDLKTPASGEQARNRMENIPLLGANDQIKFVICDRADYEWARFTLDQYQLVDRVGEVLFSPSYEQLPARQLAEWILEDGLPVRMQMQLHKLLWGDIPGV, encoded by the coding sequence ATGGGCGAGATACACACACAGCCACCGGCAGTCGACTTGACTGAAGAGTCCCTCCGGATCAGTGAACTTTTCTATTCCCTGCAGGGAGAGGCGCGGGATTCCGGGCTGCCTACGGTGTTTGTGCGCCTGACGGGCTGCCCGCTGCGCTGTACCTATTGCGATTCAGAGTACGCTTTTTATGGTGGCGAGCGCATGACGCTGGCGGAGATTTTGCAGAAGGTGCAGAGTTATCCGGCGCGCCATGTGTGTGTGACCGGTGGCGAGCCGCTTGCGCAGCCCAATTGCCTGCCGCTGTTGCAGGCGCTGTGTGACGCCGGTTACCGGGTATCTCTGGAAACCAGTGGCGCCATGCCGGTAGACGCGGTGGATACGCGGGTATCGCGGGTCGTCGACCTGAAGACCCCGGCCTCTGGTGAACAGGCGCGCAACCGTATGGAGAATATTCCGTTGCTGGGCGCCAACGACCAGATCAAGTTTGTTATCTGTGACCGTGCGGATTACGAGTGGGCCAGGTTTACCCTGGACCAGTACCAGCTTGTCGATCGGGTGGGCGAAGTGCTTTTCTCTCCCAGTTACGAACAGCTGCCGGCGCGGCAGCTGGCGGAGTGGATTCTGGAAGACGGCCTGCCGGTGCGTATGCAGATGCAGCTGCACAAACTGCTGTGGGGGGACATTCCCGGCGTTTGA
- a CDS encoding sulfurtransferase TusA family protein yields the protein MTDTPNKATDSPELDWEAAYRVDARGLPCPQPLLAMRRALKQLAPGALLHLVATDPSSQRDVRSFCTLSGVPLLRAETREGEFHYWLQCVAGGIRKP from the coding sequence ATGACCGATACGCCAAACAAAGCCACAGATTCCCCCGAATTAGATTGGGAGGCTGCCTATAGGGTAGATGCCCGGGGCCTGCCCTGCCCACAGCCCCTGCTGGCAATGCGTCGAGCCCTGAAGCAGCTGGCGCCAGGTGCACTGCTCCATCTGGTGGCCACCGATCCGTCATCCCAGCGGGATGTTCGCAGCTTTTGTACGCTCAGTGGTGTACCTTTGCTGCGGGCAGAGACCCGGGAAGGGGAGTTCCACTACTGGCTGCAATGTGTAGCCGGTGGGATAAGAAAACCATAA
- the ybgC gene encoding tol-pal system-associated acyl-CoA thioesterase, producing the protein MSEPFSIPIRVYIEDTDAGGIVYYVNYLKYMERARTELVRSLGYDKPAIPQQGLLLVVHSAEVQYRRSAILDDQLQASAAIGKLGRAAVTFEQKIWRGNEIICEGVVKVACVDDASRKPCALPETIYQALKAVSR; encoded by the coding sequence GTGTCAGAACCTTTCTCCATTCCCATTCGCGTCTATATCGAGGATACGGACGCTGGCGGAATCGTCTATTACGTCAATTATTTAAAGTATATGGAGCGGGCGCGCACAGAATTGGTCCGTTCTCTCGGCTATGATAAGCCCGCCATACCGCAGCAGGGGTTGTTGCTGGTGGTGCATTCAGCTGAGGTTCAGTATCGGCGGTCTGCAATACTGGACGATCAGCTGCAAGCTTCCGCCGCCATTGGCAAGCTTGGGCGAGCCGCGGTTACTTTCGAGCAGAAAATCTGGCGCGGCAATGAAATTATTTGTGAGGGTGTGGTCAAAGTCGCCTGCGTGGACGATGCCAGCCGCAAACCCTGCGCATTACCTGAAACCATTTATCAAGCATTGAAGGCAGTGAGTCGATAA
- the tolR gene encoding protein TolR, giving the protein MSNFRKATKRKLVSEINVVPYIDVMLVLLIVFMVTAPLLMQGVKVDLPDAPSAPIDDTDDEPLIISVRADGTYYLNLGDDEKAAKPLKEIKETVAKVLRQKPKTPVLVWGDTDAKYGLIVGAMTHLQQAGAPSVGLVTEPPSE; this is encoded by the coding sequence ATGAGTAACTTTCGCAAAGCGACCAAGCGCAAACTGGTCTCCGAGATCAACGTGGTGCCCTACATCGACGTGATGCTGGTGCTGCTGATTGTATTTATGGTGACCGCGCCGCTGTTGATGCAAGGGGTGAAGGTGGATCTGCCCGATGCGCCTTCGGCTCCCATTGACGATACCGACGATGAACCGCTGATCATCTCCGTGCGCGCGGATGGCACCTATTACCTGAACCTTGGTGACGATGAAAAGGCTGCCAAGCCCCTCAAGGAAATCAAGGAAACCGTGGCCAAGGTGCTGCGCCAGAAGCCGAAAACGCCGGTGCTGGTGTGGGGGGATACCGATGCCAAGTACGGCCTGATCGTCGGCGCCATGACCCACCTGCAGCAGGCCGGTGCGCCCAGTGTTGGGCTGGTCACCGAGCCGCCGTCAGAGTGA
- the tolQ gene encoding protein TolQ — MNAGEQLSLWGLISSASLLVQLVMLMLLLASVISWVMIIQRGTYLSRARRSLINFERKFWSGADLNQLFRDGNAAAEKGKIDGVESLFRAGFTEFTRLRQQGKSSPAAVMEGTERAMRVAMSREQEKVEMNLPFLATVGSVSPYIGLFGTVWGIMNSFRGLATMHQATIATVAPGISEALVATAMGLFAAIPAVMAYNRYSARAEWLLSSYETFAEEFSSILHRKVHAAS, encoded by the coding sequence ATGAATGCCGGTGAACAACTTTCCCTGTGGGGCCTGATTTCCAGCGCCAGTCTGTTGGTGCAGTTGGTGATGCTGATGCTCCTGCTGGCCTCGGTGATTTCCTGGGTAATGATCATCCAGCGCGGCACCTACCTGTCGCGGGCGCGCAGGTCCCTGATCAACTTCGAGCGCAAATTCTGGTCTGGCGCAGACCTGAACCAGCTGTTCCGCGACGGCAACGCCGCAGCAGAGAAGGGCAAGATCGACGGGGTGGAATCCCTGTTCCGCGCCGGCTTTACCGAATTCACCCGTCTTCGCCAGCAGGGCAAAAGCAGCCCGGCGGCGGTGATGGAGGGCACTGAGCGCGCCATGCGTGTGGCCATGTCCCGGGAGCAGGAGAAGGTAGAGATGAATCTGCCGTTTCTCGCCACCGTCGGCTCCGTGAGCCCCTATATCGGGCTGTTTGGTACCGTGTGGGGGATCATGAACTCCTTCCGCGGCCTCGCAACCATGCATCAGGCGACCATTGCTACTGTAGCCCCGGGCATCTCCGAGGCCCTGGTGGCCACGGCCATGGGCCTGTTTGCCGCCATCCCCGCGGTAATGGCTTACAACCGCTATTCCGCCAGGGCCGAGTGGCTGCTGTCCAGCTACGAGACCTTCGCCGAGGAGTTCTCCTCCATTCTCCACCGCAAAGTGCACGCCGCCAGCTAA
- a CDS encoding M48 family metalloprotease has product MTEILTTFSRPWNRCWQRLCRGATGVAAGLLLGASPIAATAQDDHHIQLPQLGDTSSGLVSRARENELGEMWLRMFRSQVRTSSDALLQQYVENSLKSLAEYSPLEDKNLDVVVVNNDTMNAFAVPGGVVGVHTGLFLFAENEDQFSSVLAHELAHLSQRHYARSLEAQRNSTIPTLAGMLGALVLAATAGGDAGIAAMTATQAAALDNQLRFSRQNEQEADRVGIETLAKAGMNPQAAGEMFEQMLKATRYYRRPPEFLLTHPVTEKRIADAKLRANRMEKIPLRDSREYHLMRARIRVNAEATPQQAVKRFQAELRGINDNEDAARYGLALAQTSAGKPDTALDTLQPLLDKDPDKDAFILARADIDLVRQDYNSATKRLQRAVDKSPKNHALIMGLANAHFKAGNYLAAERILKKHSRVRRKDPAVWYLLAETHGLAGDIVGVHEARAEYYILNGVFDKALQHLRHGVRLAKNDYQTHAILEQRMKDVIKMQEKAKEL; this is encoded by the coding sequence ATGACCGAGATCCTTACAACATTCAGCCGACCCTGGAACCGCTGCTGGCAGCGACTTTGCCGGGGTGCCACCGGCGTAGCCGCCGGACTGCTGCTTGGCGCCAGTCCTATCGCGGCCACGGCCCAGGACGACCATCATATCCAGCTGCCGCAGCTGGGGGACACCAGCAGCGGGCTGGTATCCCGCGCGCGGGAAAATGAGCTGGGCGAAATGTGGCTGCGCATGTTCCGCAGTCAGGTGCGCACTTCCAGCGATGCACTGCTGCAGCAGTATGTGGAAAACTCCCTCAAGTCCCTCGCCGAATACAGCCCCCTGGAAGACAAGAACCTCGATGTTGTGGTGGTCAACAATGACACCATGAACGCCTTTGCGGTGCCCGGCGGCGTGGTCGGTGTGCACACGGGCCTGTTCCTGTTTGCCGAGAACGAGGATCAATTTTCCTCGGTCCTCGCCCACGAACTCGCCCACTTGAGCCAGCGTCACTACGCCCGCTCCCTGGAAGCCCAGCGCAACAGCACCATCCCGACCCTGGCCGGCATGCTCGGCGCGCTGGTACTCGCCGCCACCGCCGGTGGCGATGCGGGTATTGCAGCGATGACTGCCACCCAGGCCGCCGCCCTCGACAACCAGCTGCGCTTCTCCCGCCAGAATGAGCAGGAAGCAGACCGGGTGGGCATCGAGACCCTGGCCAAGGCCGGCATGAACCCACAGGCCGCCGGTGAGATGTTTGAGCAGATGCTCAAGGCCACCCGCTACTACCGCCGCCCACCGGAGTTCCTGCTTACCCACCCGGTGACCGAAAAGCGGATAGCGGATGCCAAGCTGCGCGCCAATCGCATGGAGAAGATCCCCCTGCGCGACAGCCGCGAATACCACCTGATGCGCGCGCGTATCCGGGTAAATGCGGAGGCCACGCCACAACAGGCGGTGAAGCGTTTCCAGGCGGAGCTGCGCGGCATCAATGACAACGAGGATGCGGCGCGCTACGGCCTGGCCCTGGCCCAGACCTCCGCCGGCAAACCGGACACGGCGCTGGATACCCTGCAGCCGCTTCTGGACAAGGACCCGGACAAGGATGCATTTATCCTCGCGCGCGCGGATATCGATCTGGTGCGCCAGGATTACAACAGCGCGACCAAGCGGCTGCAACGGGCGGTGGACAAGAGCCCGAAAAACCACGCGCTGATCATGGGTCTGGCCAATGCGCACTTCAAGGCGGGCAATTACCTGGCCGCCGAGCGCATCCTGAAGAAGCACAGCCGGGTACGCCGCAAGGATCCTGCAGTGTGGTACCTGCTCGCGGAAACCCACGGCCTGGCCGGGGACATTGTCGGTGTGCACGAGGCGCGCGCGGAGTACTACATCCTGAACGGAGTATTTGACAAGGCACTCCAGCACCTGCGCCACGGGGTGCGTCTGGCCAAGAATGACTACCAGACCCACGCCATTCTGGAGCAGCGCATGAAGGATGTGATCAAGATGCAGGAGAAAGCGAAGGAGCTTTAA
- the tolB gene encoding Tol-Pal system beta propeller repeat protein TolB, producing MKKTVSLLFATLLGCVLAVSAQAQLVVEIDDGTDNPTPVAVVPFDWSGSGVLPEDVAEIVSADLRRSGLIAPIPRADMLSFPKTPEEVSFRDWRILGAEYVVTGRMQPQASGYLLSFDLVNIFGQRKVFTKQVTGGAQQLRDIAHRAADEIFEAITGIRGAFGTQMVYVQETQRGGQPSYALMLSDIDGARARQIRRFSAPVMSPSWSPNGQEVAYVSFETGRPAIFRENLRTGARQQLTNFKGLNSSPTWSPDGSKLAMVLSKDGNPEIYVLDLATGRFTRMTRHFSIDTEPNWMPDGKSLVFTSDRGGKPQIYQLTLATGQVDRLTFDGDYNARPRVSPDGKTLVMVHRSRGVFTIATMDIVSGRMRVLTETRLDESPSIAPNGAMLMYATKRGSKGILAAVSLDAGVKYSLPSQQGDVREPAWSPYFD from the coding sequence ATGAAAAAAACAGTCTCACTTCTCTTTGCCACACTGCTTGGCTGTGTGCTGGCGGTTTCCGCTCAGGCACAGTTAGTAGTTGAAATTGACGACGGTACCGACAACCCTACGCCGGTAGCGGTAGTGCCATTTGACTGGTCCGGCAGCGGAGTGCTCCCGGAAGATGTGGCCGAAATTGTATCTGCCGATCTGCGTCGCAGCGGCCTGATCGCGCCGATCCCCCGTGCTGACATGCTCTCGTTCCCTAAAACCCCGGAAGAGGTGAGCTTTCGGGATTGGCGGATACTGGGTGCCGAATATGTGGTGACCGGTCGGATGCAGCCGCAGGCGAGTGGTTATCTGCTGAGCTTTGACCTGGTGAACATCTTCGGTCAGCGCAAGGTGTTTACCAAGCAGGTCACCGGGGGCGCGCAGCAGCTGCGGGATATCGCACACCGGGCGGCAGATGAAATTTTTGAGGCCATCACCGGTATCCGCGGCGCTTTCGGCACCCAGATGGTGTACGTACAGGAAACCCAGCGCGGCGGTCAGCCCAGCTATGCGCTGATGCTGTCGGATATCGACGGCGCTCGCGCCCGCCAGATCCGTCGTTTCAGTGCGCCGGTGATGTCCCCGAGCTGGTCGCCGAATGGTCAGGAAGTGGCCTATGTGTCATTTGAGACAGGTCGTCCGGCGATCTTTCGCGAGAACCTGCGCACCGGTGCGCGCCAGCAGCTGACCAACTTCAAGGGGCTGAACAGCTCGCCTACCTGGTCTCCGGATGGTTCCAAGCTCGCCATGGTGCTGTCTAAAGATGGCAATCCTGAGATCTATGTCCTTGACTTGGCTACCGGCAGGTTCACCCGGATGACCCGCCACTTCTCCATCGATACCGAGCCGAACTGGATGCCGGATGGCAAATCACTGGTTTTCACTTCCGATAGGGGAGGTAAGCCACAAATTTACCAATTGACTCTTGCCACGGGTCAAGTCGACCGCTTAACCTTCGATGGCGACTACAACGCGCGTCCGCGGGTTTCCCCCGATGGCAAAACGCTGGTAATGGTGCATCGTAGCAGGGGGGTGTTTACCATCGCTACGATGGATATCGTTTCCGGCAGAATGCGTGTTCTTACGGAGACGCGCCTGGACGAATCCCCAAGCATTGCGCCCAACGGCGCGATGCTGATGTACGCCACCAAGCGGGGGAGCAAGGGTATTCTAGCTGCGGTGTCGCTGGATGCCGGGGTGAAATACAGCCTGCCTTCTCAGCAGGGAGATGTCCGCGAGCCGGCGTGGTCGCCTTACTTTGATTGA
- the nadA gene encoding quinolinate synthase NadA, whose amino-acid sequence MTDSSEKIATSPAPNAIDARDFIQDHLAHPAMHQYSEEELNLWRERIKRLLKEQNAVLVAHYYTDPLIQQLAEETGGCVSDSLEMARFGAQHQADTLIVAGVKFMGETAKILTPNKRVLMPTLEATCSLDLGCPIEEFSAFCDQHSDRTVVVYANTSAAVKARADWVVTSSIALDVVDYLDSQGEKILWAPDKHLGSYVQKQTGADVLLWDGACIVHEEFKAKGVADLKALYPDALVLVHPESPAAVVELADVVGSTSQIINAAKTRPNKQFIVATDQGIFYKMQQQCPDKELIVAPTAGSGATCRSCANCPWMAMNSLENLCGVLERGDNEILVDPELGKRAMMPLQRMLDFRKPLD is encoded by the coding sequence ATGACAGACAGCAGCGAAAAAATTGCCACCAGCCCGGCGCCCAACGCCATCGATGCGCGCGACTTTATCCAGGATCATCTGGCGCATCCCGCTATGCACCAGTACAGCGAAGAGGAGCTGAACCTCTGGCGCGAGCGCATCAAGCGCCTGTTGAAAGAGCAGAATGCGGTGCTGGTAGCCCATTACTACACCGACCCGCTGATTCAGCAGCTGGCGGAAGAAACCGGTGGTTGCGTGTCCGATTCCCTGGAAATGGCCCGCTTCGGCGCCCAGCATCAGGCGGATACCCTGATTGTCGCCGGTGTGAAGTTCATGGGGGAAACCGCCAAGATCCTCACGCCCAACAAGCGTGTGCTGATGCCGACGCTCGAGGCGACCTGCTCCCTGGATCTGGGCTGTCCCATCGAAGAATTTTCTGCGTTCTGTGACCAGCACTCCGATCGCACGGTGGTGGTGTATGCCAATACCTCGGCGGCGGTAAAAGCCCGTGCGGACTGGGTGGTGACTTCCAGTATCGCGCTGGATGTGGTGGATTACCTGGATTCCCAGGGAGAGAAAATCCTGTGGGCGCCGGACAAGCACCTGGGCAGCTACGTACAGAAGCAGACCGGGGCGGATGTACTGCTTTGGGACGGTGCCTGTATCGTGCACGAGGAGTTCAAGGCCAAAGGTGTGGCGGATCTGAAGGCGCTGTATCCGGACGCGCTGGTGCTGGTACACCCTGAATCGCCGGCGGCGGTTGTGGAGCTGGCGGATGTGGTGGGTTCCACCTCCCAGATCATCAATGCGGCCAAAACCCGCCCCAACAAGCAGTTTATCGTGGCAACAGACCAGGGCATCTTCTACAAGATGCAGCAGCAGTGCCCGGACAAAGAGCTGATCGTTGCTCCGACCGCCGGTTCCGGCGCTACCTGTCGCAGCTGCGCCAACTGTCCGTGGATGGCGATGAACTCGCTGGAGAACCTGTGCGGGGTCCTGGAGCGGGGCGACAATGAGATCTTGGTAGATCCGGAGCTCGGCAAGCGCGCCATGATGCCCCTGCAGCGGATGCTGGATTTCCGCAAGCCGTTGGATTGA
- the ybgF gene encoding tol-pal system protein YbgF codes for MSFLIRSIAVAAAFMAAASPVLAQAPVVDLSGSGSVNQGSATPPPPSYPQLASRTEASAGRLQANPQAEAYYQMQVLQQEVQELRGAVEELKHEVKRLRQQRTEDYMDLDRRISKLTGDTPASDAPDSGDAGSIAPGTRQPAANGSDSAPVASESERDRYQASFGLARSGDYAGASKAFKSLLDDYPNGQYAPNANYWLGEIALVQGNVEEARTWFVALLDGYPNSSKVWDGRYKLGTVYHQLGDDAKAKELLEQVAASDARASGLAKQYLQENFQ; via the coding sequence TTGTCTTTTTTGATTAGAAGTATCGCGGTAGCCGCAGCCTTTATGGCTGCGGCTTCGCCCGTTTTAGCGCAGGCCCCGGTTGTCGACCTGTCCGGTAGTGGCAGTGTTAACCAGGGGAGTGCAACCCCGCCCCCGCCCAGTTATCCACAGTTGGCCAGCCGGACCGAAGCCTCGGCCGGGCGCCTGCAGGCGAATCCGCAGGCCGAAGCCTACTACCAGATGCAGGTATTGCAGCAGGAAGTACAGGAACTGCGTGGAGCGGTGGAAGAGTTGAAGCACGAGGTCAAGCGGTTGCGGCAGCAGCGCACCGAAGATTACATGGACCTCGATCGCCGTATTTCCAAGCTGACTGGCGACACCCCAGCGAGCGACGCACCAGACAGCGGTGATGCCGGTAGTATTGCTCCGGGTACCCGGCAGCCGGCTGCCAATGGCAGCGACAGCGCGCCGGTCGCCAGTGAGAGCGAGCGGGATCGCTATCAGGCGAGCTTCGGTCTCGCCCGCAGCGGTGATTACGCCGGAGCCAGCAAGGCGTTCAAGAGCCTGCTGGACGATTACCCCAATGGCCAGTACGCCCCCAATGCCAACTACTGGCTTGGTGAGATTGCGCTGGTTCAGGGTAATGTGGAAGAAGCCCGCACCTGGTTTGTGGCATTGCTGGATGGTTACCCCAACTCCAGCAAGGTCTGGGATGGTCGCTACAAGCTCGGTACCGTTTATCATCAGCTGGGTGACGATGCCAAGGCCAAAGAGTTGCTAGAGCAGGTCGCTGCAAGCGATGCGCGCGCCTCCGGACTGGCAAAACAGTACCTGCAGGAGAACTTCCAGTAA
- the pal gene encoding peptidoglycan-associated lipoprotein Pal, whose amino-acid sequence MFKSVKTGLGLACVLAVMAGCSSTDTEDTGNAMVDTTPPPVVEETPVQEVAVPLDNVVYFDFDQSLLKPSTRELLIKHADRMRAATTGTVRLEGHADELGTREYNLALGERRANAVRDFLVLQGVNAANLEVISYGEERPAQEGSSESARAMNRRVVIN is encoded by the coding sequence ATGTTCAAATCAGTAAAAACCGGCCTTGGCCTGGCTTGCGTACTGGCAGTAATGGCTGGTTGTTCCAGCACCGATACCGAAGACACTGGCAATGCCATGGTCGACACCACTCCTCCCCCGGTAGTTGAAGAAACTCCGGTACAGGAAGTTGCAGTTCCTCTGGACAACGTCGTTTACTTCGACTTCGACCAGAGCCTGCTGAAGCCTTCTACCCGTGAGCTGCTGATCAAGCACGCGGATCGTATGCGCGCCGCTACCACCGGCACCGTACGTCTGGAAGGTCACGCTGACGAACTGGGCACCCGTGAATACAACCTGGCTCTGGGTGAGCGTCGTGCCAACGCCGTTCGCGATTTCCTGGTACTGCAAGGCGTGAACGCTGCAAACCTGGAAGTGATCAGCTACGGTGAAGAGCGTCCTGCTCAGGAAGGCTCCAGCGAGAGCGCCCGTGCAATGAACCGTCGCGTGGTAATCAACTAA
- the queC gene encoding 7-cyano-7-deazaguanine synthase QueC, protein MVDKKAVVLLSGGLDSATVLAMARNEGYQCYALGFDYGQRSSAELMAAQRVAADLDAREHKVVKLDLRVIGGSALTDDSIDVPEEETSGIPVTYVPARNTVFLSIALGWAEVLGAQDIFVGVNAVDYSGYPDCRPEYIEAFEKMANLATRAGVEGNKLSIHAPLMKMSKADIVKRGTELGVDYSLTVSCYQAQTNGAACGRCDSCRLRAAGFAEAGLADPTVYA, encoded by the coding sequence ATGGTTGATAAAAAAGCGGTAGTTTTACTGTCCGGTGGTCTCGATTCGGCCACCGTTCTGGCGATGGCGCGCAATGAGGGCTACCAGTGCTATGCCCTCGGGTTCGACTACGGTCAGCGCAGCAGTGCAGAGCTGATGGCTGCGCAGCGGGTGGCAGCCGATCTGGACGCCCGCGAGCACAAGGTGGTCAAACTGGACCTGCGGGTCATCGGTGGCTCGGCGCTGACCGATGACAGTATCGATGTGCCGGAAGAGGAGACTTCCGGCATTCCGGTCACTTATGTGCCAGCGCGCAACACTGTTTTCCTGTCCATCGCCCTGGGTTGGGCCGAAGTACTCGGCGCGCAGGATATTTTTGTGGGTGTGAATGCGGTTGACTACTCTGGTTACCCGGATTGTCGCCCGGAATATATCGAGGCATTCGAGAAGATGGCCAACCTGGCCACCCGCGCCGGGGTCGAGGGCAACAAGCTCTCCATCCACGCACCGCTGATGAAAATGAGCAAGGCCGATATCGTAAAGCGCGGTACCGAGCTGGGTGTGGATTACAGCCTGACGGTCAGCTGCTACCAAGCCCAGACCAATGGCGCCGCATGCGGCCGTTGCGACAGCTGCCGCCTGCGCGCAGCCGGCTTTGCCGAGGCGGGACTGGCGGATCCGACCGTGTACGCCTGA